The genome window gaaaatgaagatggGCTGGCTTTATTGTTCTTGAAAGAGGATAAGAACGTGGGTTTTGATGGGTTGGTAAATGACCCTTTTTTGGCTGAGGCTCGCCGTGGCGCGGTGGAGTGGATGCTGAGAGTTGTGGGGTTCTACTCGTTTTCTGCGCTCACCGGTGTGCTTGCTGTGAACTATTTTGATAGGTTTGTGGGGAGGTTTGAGTTTCAGAGAGAGAAGATGTGGATGGTTCAGCTTGTTTCGGTGACTTGTTTATCAATCGCTGCTAAAATGGAGGAAGTTGATGTTCCCCTACTGTTGGATTTTCAGGTTGGTGTTCTTTTCTGCGAGTTTTGTTGTGCACATTACCTGTTTGATGATTTGCGTGAGTGAGTTTTAATGTTTTTGATTCGTGGGTGTGTAGGTTGAGGAGCCTGCTTATGTCTTCGAGGCTAAAACTATTCAGAGAATGGAGGTTTTGGTGCTGTCAACTCTGGAGTGGAAGATGAATCCTGTGACACCACTTTCATTTCTTGATTGTATGACAAGGAAGCTTGGTTTGAAGAGCTACATTTGCTGCGAGTTTCACAAGAACTGTGAAAGTCTTCTTCTCTCTATCATATCTGGTAAGCTTGTTGACTTAAATCTTTAAGAACCCACCAATTTTTGTGGATATCTATGGCTTctgatttatatatgtttgtttagATTGTAGGTTCATGTGTTATCTTCCTTCTGTAGTAGCAACTGCTACAATGCTGCTTGCGATTAGTAGTGTTGAGCGTTGTGATGGAATCGATTACCAGACCGAGCTTTTGGGAATTCTCGGGATCGATAAGGTAACTATCTGTCTATCTTTGTTTTGAATTTCACAAGTGAATTGCATTGTGGAAATTAGAATTATAAGTGACATAGTTCATTTGTAATTGTTATAGGGCAAATTGGAAGACTGCCGCAAGCTAATCCAGGAACTAGTGTCTGAAGGATATGGTAGCAACATTAACAAACGCAAGTTTGGTTCTTTGCCGGGTAGTCCAAGAGGGGTAATGGATCTGTGTTTCAGCtccgatagctcaaacgatttATGGTCGGTGACCACACCTGCATTGGCCTCTGTATCATCCTCACCGGAGCCAGCTTCAAAGAAGAGAAAGGCCCAGGATAAGGATCAGCATCAGCCGAGTTTTGACAATGCAGCTGCGGATAACCTCAGCATTCCCCTGCAATGAGAAGAGTCTTGTATTCTATGGAGGTCCGGTTTAGTCTCGTAGTATGGTTAATAACAATGATATGTTCTTCGTTTCATATGAAAGTTAAATTGCCTATATACTTTTTTTCGAATGCTAGTGAAGATTTGAAGGTGGAGATGGTTGGCTTTTTATCAGGAAAGGAGATGAAGAACATGAAGATAGCCAGAGCATTAGTATTAAGTTAAATTTCATTTCTCCTTGTAAACTCTTATAATGTCAATAATAAATTCCTTTAATTCAAAAGTGATTAATTGCCGATTAATTCATGTTTCGTAGTTCGTCGAACTGATTAATTTTTCAATCcaattaattttcaattaatcTTTCTAGTTTTGTgttttcaccgattaagtctgattTTCATTTCTAACAGTATATTTTACGATTAATGGGTAGGTAGTATATCGTCGAGTAACTCTAGTCTATATTGTTCTATACCGATTATTTTTTTCCATGTTTTCATCGATTAAGATTGATTTGTGATTTTACAACGCTGATTAAGATAATTGGGTAGGTAATGTATCGTCAAGTAGTTTGTCTATACTATTTTGTGcgtgaatatttaaatttcggTTTGTACCTCAATTATGCATCTTTAACTAGAAATTAAAGGTCCAGGGGCAAAAGGGGTGGtagtgaaaaaagaaaaaggaatgaaGAAAAATGATGAGAAAATGTAATGGGAGATACGAAGGGGAAGTTTGTTTGGATGTGGAATGGCGGGATGAATTGTCGGCCACCAAAattacaattttcttttttgggGTTTGACCTCGTAACAAGTGCTAGTCTGTGTGGAGACTTGTGTGTGTTTTGTTAAGATCTTGAGCTTACCAATGAGTCGCCGACCATGGCTACATCCCTAGACTTCGTTAAGCAATCTGGTTCACTAACCTTTCACATTGCTTTGTATTTTAAAAaccattaaattatttaaaaattgtattttaaaaacttttgaatttattaaaaaatttatgattaatcGTGATTTCCGATTTTAACGAGAGCAAAAACAATTTTTGCAACTAGTTTGAAACTAGTATATGATGAAAGAATATCGACAATAGTTAATTCTGACATGATTCcgatatgataatatattattaattattatttttgctcTCATTAATCTCCAATTTTTGagtaaaaattattcaaatcaaatgtgaacattttctaatttatattttcagatGAAGATTGGACGGATTTAGTATCGTGtcaaaaaatattgtattgacATGTTCATACTCATGTGTATGAATCCTTACAAATAATGATTTCTTCTCCCTTTCTttagttattttaaaaatcatggtGTCAAcataaaagataaagaaaaagagaaaggGGGTAAAAGAGAATTAGGCACTATTGTCAAGGTAAAAAAGGGGAAGAGTTGTGAAATTGCAAACAATAGCACAATGACTTTTAAGTGTGAAATGGTAATAGTTTGCGGTAAACAAAGGAAGGTGATAGATTATATAAAGACCCGTTTGCATTAGCCAGCTAATAGATCATGGATAGTGCAAAAAATCAACATATTTCTCATCTACCACATAATAATAAGAATTGATGTAGTAGAGGTTGCTTTGGACTTATGGCAATGGAGATTAGTTAAAAGACACCCATTACAAGGCAAGCATGTGCTTTATAAAAACTTCcactaaacaaaaaaaaaataaaaaatatcagttGATCACATCTTAAGTGCATTCAATGTATGAAACCATGAGATCTTAGGAAGCAAAAGTCAtgcatgaaaattttaattctcACATGAAAATATACCATTAGTAGTGTTCTAAAATTCTAAAATCTATGAGCACGATCGGGGTTAagggcttatcctctgtcgtcatgggttcgactctgaaaaattctaaaatctattaaatatccctgataatttttaataaaaaaatttcattaatttattaCACTTCGATTTGACCAGAATTTCCAATAAGTCCTTATAAATCCTGAATCAATTAGTCAACCGATTAGTTCCGATAACCGATTTGTACAACCTTATCCATGAGTAACAAAATTCTCTAATCCAACAAAAAAATGCGGTAGCGATTACTTGGTTTCtacaaaatgattttaaaagatCTTATTTTTGGGAGATACATATATACATGATCAAATTATTCAgtaatctgagcacagcaaaaTTTTGCACACACTTGATGATCCAGCACTTATGATATCTGACTATACATGCGCGCGCAAGTGTTGACTGTTCCACATATTAACTTGCATGCATGCTGATGATAAcctaaatatacaataatttcACATGCACTTTTTCTTGTCACATACATATAGATTTATTCTGTGCTGCGGCAAGTGGAAAGATTCAGCTAGACTATGAAGACTATACGCCGAAAGCcggaaggaaaaaaaaactacacttcaaatttataattagcGGATATTAAGTAACTGACGGAACCAGAATTTGAAAAGACCGGgattaaaatctaatttttttatttttccttcGTTATTCCAAATCAGCAGagggttaaatatttttttattaaattattcacGAATCTTTCGAGTTGAGTTTGGTGATTAGTCGGGATTAGTCTCTCCTGATTCCGACACTGTTATGTATAAGCCGGAATGTAGGGAGATAAGGGAGGATTAAAAAAAGATGATATGTGATCAGAATGTTAAGATGAGATTGAACAACATGATAATCACACTAATAACAcagaaaaggaagaaaaggtGAAAGGGGAGGAATGTTGAAAATAAGGGACAGTATCTTTTGATTTTGTCTGAGATGTCCCTTTTGTTAGTTAAGAGAATAGACTTTACTGTTTTTTCAACtcgaaaagaaaaagaaaataaataaagacaATGATGAGGCAGCGAGAGTTGTTGGTTCCAGTTAATATCGATCTCGATCTTCTTTTTGGCTAGCTCTCTGCACTTGTTTGGTCCCGGCTCATTAGTCCTCGCTTGACCTAGTAAACATGGGTTTCGTAGAGCTCTAAATGAACCGAGTTGTTCTAAATTGCTCGAATTCGACTATGATATGTTCAATTCCACATCatcgattttttttatttaagatcA of Daucus carota subsp. sativus chromosome 3, DH1 v3.0, whole genome shotgun sequence contains these proteins:
- the LOC108211165 gene encoding cyclin-D3-1 → MSSQDLTTCFHLDSLYCEEPHFDEDIYQTVGEHEHGGVLSQEFDEENEDGLALLFLKEDKNVGFDGLVNDPFLAEARRGAVEWMLRVVGFYSFSALTGVLAVNYFDRFVGRFEFQREKMWMVQLVSVTCLSIAAKMEEVDVPLLLDFQVEEPAYVFEAKTIQRMEVLVLSTLEWKMNPVTPLSFLDCMTRKLGLKSYICCEFHKNCESLLLSIISDCRFMCYLPSVVATATMLLAISSVERCDGIDYQTELLGILGIDKGKLEDCRKLIQELVSEGYGSNINKRKFGSLPGSPRGVMDLCFSSDSSNDLWSVTTPALASVSSSPEPASKKRKAQDKDQHQPSFDNAAADNLSIPLQ